The following are encoded together in the Streptomyces sp. NBC_00358 genome:
- the bfr gene encoding bacterioferritin gives MQGDPEVIEFLNEQLTGELTAINQYFLHAKMQENFGWTKLAKYTRHESFDEMKHAEVLTDRILFLDGLPNYQRLFHVRVGQTVTEMFQADRQVEVEAIDRLKRGIEVMRTKGDITSANIFESILEDEEHHIDYLDTQLELVEKLGEALYIAQLVEQPES, from the coding sequence ATGCAGGGCGACCCCGAGGTCATCGAATTCCTCAACGAGCAGCTGACCGGTGAGCTCACCGCGATCAACCAGTACTTCCTGCACGCGAAGATGCAGGAGAACTTCGGCTGGACGAAGCTCGCGAAGTACACCCGGCACGAGTCGTTCGACGAGATGAAGCACGCGGAGGTGCTGACCGACCGGATCCTCTTCCTGGACGGGCTGCCCAACTACCAGCGGCTCTTCCATGTCCGGGTGGGGCAGACCGTCACCGAGATGTTCCAGGCCGACCGGCAGGTGGAGGTCGAGGCGATCGACCGCCTCAAGCGCGGCATCGAGGTGATGCGCACGAAGGGCGACATCACGTCCGCGAACATCTTCGAGTCGATCCTCGAGGACGAGGAACACCACATCGACTATCTGGACACCCAGCTCGAACTGGTCGAGAAGCTCGGCGAGGCGCTCTACATCGCGCAGCTCGTCGAGCAGCCGGAGAGCTAG
- a CDS encoding (2Fe-2S)-binding protein, whose amino-acid sequence MNRVYVCSCFGITEQQVKKHAENGACTPRQIASASKAGTDCGSCVRRIQALLGRGSCPRRELADQGMPVLSDVLGTVEADRRETVEYGTAGREAA is encoded by the coding sequence GTGAACCGCGTGTACGTCTGCAGTTGCTTCGGGATCACCGAACAGCAGGTGAAGAAGCACGCGGAGAACGGCGCCTGTACTCCTCGGCAGATAGCCTCGGCCTCCAAGGCGGGCACGGACTGCGGTTCGTGCGTACGCCGGATCCAGGCACTGCTGGGCAGGGGCTCCTGTCCGCGCCGCGAGCTGGCCGACCAGGGCATGCCGGTGCTCTCCGACGTCCTCGGGACCGTCGAGGCGGACCGCCGCGAGACCGTCGAGTACGGGACCGCCGGGCGCGAGGCCGCCTAG